One Cucurbita pepo subsp. pepo cultivar mu-cu-16 chromosome LG07, ASM280686v2, whole genome shotgun sequence genomic region harbors:
- the LOC111798139 gene encoding cytochrome B5-like protein, with amino-acid sequence MMIIVAALVLGVLFGALILIPRDRNAQKVQLNNTNKASKVYSKDEVSVHNKRTDCWIIIKNKVYDVTSYVEEHPGGDAILAHAGDDSTEGFYGPQHATRVFDMIDDFYVGDLRL; translated from the exons ATGATGATCATTGTAGCCGCATTGGTTCTCGGTGTGTTGTTTGGCGCTCTGATTTTAATCCCACGCGACC GAAATGCACAAAAggttcaattaaataataccAACAAG GCATCTAAAGTGTACAGTAAAGACGAGGTCTCGGTTCATAACAAGAGAACTGATTGCTGGATCATTATCAAGAACAAG GTGTACGATGTTACGTCCTATGTTGAAGAACATCCAGGAGGAGATGCCATCCTAGCACATGCTGGGGATGATTCTACAGAAGGGTTTTATGG GCCACAACACGCAACTCGAGTCTTCGACATGATCGACGACTTCTATGTTGGAGATCTGAGGCTGTAA
- the LOC111798880 gene encoding E3 ubiquitin-protein ligase RING1-like, with protein MAAVLPEATRSAFAASYIMDLESMFDLDTVLTGADDYYNDQIITEPPSVVVADLPTVVTDDVCAVCMEEFRADEGGKQIPCGHVYHQTCISSWLSVGDCCPLCRCHVSSDNKSETAKPVQV; from the coding sequence ATGGCTGCTGTCTTGCCTGAAGCAACAAGATCAGCTTTTGCAGCGAGCTACATCATGGACCTTGAATCGATGTTCGATCTCGACACGGTCCTCACCGGTGCTGACGACTATTATAACGACCAGATCATCACAGAGCCGCCGTCCGTGGTGGTTGCCGATTTGCCAACGGTGGTCACAGACGACGTATGTGCAGTTTGTATGGAGGAATTCCGGGCGGATGAAGGTGGTAAACAGATCCCCTGCGGCCATGTGTACCATCAAACTTGTATATCCTCATGGCTCTCTGTCGGCGACTGTTGCCCTCTCTGCCGCTGCCACGTCTCCTCCGACAACAAATCGGAAACTGCTAAACCCGTTCAGGtttag